Proteins encoded by one window of Lycium barbarum isolate Lr01 chromosome 11, ASM1917538v2, whole genome shotgun sequence:
- the LOC132617060 gene encoding protein translation factor SUI1 homolog: MSDLDVQIPTAFDPFAEANADNSGAGSKDYVHIRIQQRNGRKSLTTVQGLKKEFSYNKILKDLKKEFCCNGTVVQDPELGQVIQLQGDQRKNVSTFLVQAGIVKKEHIKIHGF; the protein is encoded by the exons ATGTCTGATCTCGACGTCCAAATTCCTACCGCTTTTG ATCCCTTTGCCGAGGCAAATGCTGATAACTCTGGTGCTGGATCAAAAGATTACGTGCACATCCGTATACAACAAAGGAATGGTAGGAAGAGCCTGACAACTGTGCAGGGGTTGAAGAAAGAATTCAGCTATAACAAGATACTGAAGGATCTCAAGAAAGAGTTCTGCTGCAATGGTACTGTCGTTCAGGATCCCGAATTAGGCCAG GTTATTCAACTTCAGGGTGACCAGCGGAAGAACGTTTCTACATTTCTTGTCCAG GCTGGAATCGTGAAGAAAGAGCACATCAAAATTCATGGTTTCTGA